In Patescibacteria group bacterium, a genomic segment contains:
- the recG gene encoding ATP-dependent DNA helicase RecG, with protein MELATPVQNVYMVGPTYAKRLEKLGLKTVEDLLFHFPHRYEDYSLISKINQIKPGETVTIQGIVNEIKNEYTKNGKKIQKALVSDGTKILEVTWFNQPFLIRTIKVGETYNFSGKVNWFGHKVSLISPEYEQVSGQRYETLGSIHTGRLVPIYSETYGVTSKWLRSRIAPLLNEYLPLFTEYLPDKVISKNQLLAYQKAIRQIHFPDNQYFADAAKKRLAFDELFLIQLASLKRKKRQEKEKVKYQFKIDPYQTSIETFIKKLPFVLTRAQQRVVREIFHDLAQPKPMNRLLEGDVGSGKTVVAAISMYFSYLNGCQSLLLAPTEILANQHFKTLKDLLSPFGVKVNLRSGSFKKEEEFDILVGTHALLSEKIKIQKLGLVVVDEQHRFGVEQRKQIREKGVNPHLLSMTATPIPRTVALTLYGDLDLSFLDEMPKGRMKVKTWVVPSLKREAAYAWIKKRVKGTKEQAFIICPLIEESETLVSVRAATQEFESLQKKIFPDLRLGLLHGRMKARDKDLEIERFRSGKLDILVATPVVEVGIDIPQATIMMIEGAERFGLAQLHQLRGRVGRANLVSYCLLFSESEQNQRLKAMEKIHIGANLAEVDLQMRGPGEVLGTKQHGIPDLRVASLTDKLLITETRLAAQETINEDLSLKKFPLLKEKLERFTIKAVSSD; from the coding sequence ATGGAGCTCGCAACGCCCGTTCAAAACGTCTACATGGTCGGTCCGACTTACGCAAAAAGACTGGAAAAATTAGGTCTTAAAACCGTCGAGGATTTGCTGTTTCATTTTCCCCACCGCTACGAAGACTATTCTTTAATTTCCAAAATTAACCAGATTAAACCCGGAGAAACAGTTACCATTCAGGGAATCGTTAACGAAATTAAAAATGAATACACGAAAAACGGCAAAAAAATCCAAAAAGCCTTAGTTTCTGACGGGACAAAAATTTTAGAAGTTACCTGGTTTAATCAGCCTTTTTTGATAAGAACGATTAAAGTGGGGGAGACCTACAATTTTTCCGGCAAAGTCAATTGGTTCGGCCATAAAGTAAGCTTAATCAGCCCCGAATACGAACAGGTCTCGGGTCAAAGATATGAAACTTTGGGCTCAATTCATACCGGCAGACTCGTTCCCATCTATTCGGAAACTTACGGCGTTACCTCCAAATGGTTGCGTTCAAGAATTGCCCCCCTTTTAAATGAATACCTGCCTTTATTTACCGAATATCTGCCGGATAAGGTTATCAGTAAAAATCAACTTTTGGCTTACCAAAAAGCGATTAGGCAAATTCATTTCCCCGATAATCAATATTTCGCGGATGCGGCTAAAAAGAGACTGGCTTTTGACGAATTATTTCTTATTCAACTGGCCTCTCTTAAAAGAAAAAAAAGGCAAGAAAAAGAAAAAGTTAAATATCAATTTAAAATAGACCCGTACCAAACCTCAATCGAAACCTTTATCAAAAAATTACCGTTTGTCTTAACTAGAGCGCAACAAAGAGTCGTACGGGAGATATTTCATGATCTTGCTCAACCCAAACCTATGAATCGTCTGCTTGAGGGCGACGTCGGTTCCGGAAAAACGGTGGTCGCCGCAATCAGCATGTATTTTTCTTATCTTAACGGCTGTCAGTCCCTTTTGCTGGCACCGACCGAAATTTTAGCCAACCAGCATTTTAAGACCCTGAAAGACCTGCTTTCTCCTTTCGGCGTGAAAGTTAATTTGCGAAGCGGAAGCTTCAAAAAAGAGGAAGAATTTGATATTTTAGTCGGGACTCACGCTCTTTTATCGGAAAAAATTAAGATTCAGAAATTAGGCCTGGTTGTTGTTGACGAACAACACCGCTTCGGGGTTGAGCAAAGAAAACAAATTCGAGAGAAAGGAGTTAATCCGCATCTTTTGTCGATGACCGCCACCCCTATTCCCCGAACCGTAGCCTTGACTTTATACGGCGATCTTGATCTGTCTTTTTTAGACGAAATGCCCAAGGGTCGAATGAAGGTCAAAACCTGGGTTGTCCCCTCATTAAAAAGAGAGGCGGCTTATGCCTGGATAAAAAAACGGGTAAAAGGAACCAAAGAACAGGCTTTTATTATCTGCCCCCTAATTGAAGAGTCGGAAACTTTAGTTTCCGTTAGGGCGGCCACTCAGGAATTTGAAAGTCTGCAAAAGAAAATTTTTCCGGATCTTCGCTTGGGCCTTCTTCATGGCCGGATGAAAGCTCGGGATAAAGATTTGGAAATTGAACGCTTTCGGTCGGGCAAATTGGATATTTTGGTTGCCACGCCGGTCGTTGAGGTCGGGATTGATATTCCCCAGGCAACCATCATGATGATTGAGGGAGCGGAAAGATTCGGCTTGGCGCAACTGCATCAATTAAGAGGTCGGGTCGGCCGGGCAAATCTTGTCTCTTATTGTCTTCTTTTTAGTGAATCCGAGCAAAATCAAAGACTTAAGGCCATGGAAAAAATCCATATCGGCGCCAATTTGGCCGAAGTCGACCTGCAGATGCGCGGTCCGGGTGAAGTTTTAGGAACCAAACAACACGGCATCCCTGATTTGAGAGTTGCCTCCTTAACCGATAAGCTTTTGATTACCGAAACGAGGTTGGCCGCTCAAGAAACCATCAATGAAGATTTGTCTTTGAAGAAATTTCCCCTCTTGAAAGAAAAGCTTGAAAGATTTACAATAAAAGCGGTTTCATCTGATTAG
- the rpmF gene encoding 50S ribosomal protein L32 yields the protein MTPLPKRRLSTARSSKRTRALKLARTSLVTCPHCGQLTKPHLVCPSCGQYNKKVVIPQKPKEKSQKNP from the coding sequence ATGACACCACTACCAAAAAGACGTTTATCAACAGCCAGATCAAGCAAAAGAACCAGGGCTCTTAAGTTAGCTCGTACTTCTTTGGTGACTTGTCCTCATTGCGGCCAATTGACCAAACCCCATCTTGTCTGTCCGTCTTGCGGACAATATAATAAAAAAGTCGTGATCCCCCAAAAACCGAAAGAAAAAAGTCAAAAAAATCCTTAA
- the nusB gene encoding transcription antitermination factor NusB — MKTLADPRHQKRRKVVQELFALSFQKEKTKLPNQEALTDSVFDNLERIDQIVSKSAPMFPLDKIGKVDLAILRLAIYELLEKTAPPKVIIDEAVELAKELGGETSFSFVNGVLGTVVKTYYEG; from the coding sequence ATGAAGACACTAGCCGACCCCAGACATCAAAAACGACGTAAGGTCGTTCAGGAACTTTTTGCCCTTAGTTTTCAAAAAGAAAAAACAAAACTACCCAACCAAGAAGCTTTAACTGATAGCGTTTTTGATAATCTGGAAAGAATTGACCAGATTGTCAGCAAATCGGCACCGATGTTTCCTTTAGATAAAATCGGTAAAGTTGATTTAGCCATTTTGCGTTTAGCCATTTATGAGCTCTTGGAAAAAACCGCTCCGCCCAAAGTCATTATTGACGAAGCCGTGGAATTAGCCAAAGAACTCGGCGGTGAAACTTCCTTTTCTTTTGTTAACGGCGTTTTGGGCACGGTCGTTAAAACTTATTATGAAGGATAG
- the rnc gene encoding ribonuclease III, producing MKDSADLNLKFKNKKLLTEALTHKSHLNEAENKNLPSNERLEFLGDAVLSLVTSKFLYEKFPNLEEGDLTNLRASLVNTQTLAIVSGKINLGEYLLLSRGEEEGGGRTNPGILADTFEALIGALYLDDGLETAADFISKNLFPQLKEIISSESIRDYKSLLQEKVQRQKKVAPLYRVLQTEGPAHKRIFSIGVYIDNQQYGQGTGHSKQKAEQEAAKMALEKLEKIK from the coding sequence ATGAAGGATAGCGCTGATTTAAATCTTAAATTTAAAAACAAAAAGCTTCTGACTGAGGCTTTGACTCATAAATCGCATCTTAACGAAGCCGAAAATAAGAATTTGCCAAGTAACGAAAGGTTGGAATTTTTAGGCGATGCGGTTCTTTCTTTGGTCACGTCGAAGTTTTTATACGAGAAATTTCCGAACTTAGAAGAAGGCGATTTAACGAACTTAAGGGCTTCTTTAGTTAACACGCAAACTCTAGCCATTGTTTCGGGAAAAATTAATCTGGGCGAGTATTTGCTTTTAAGCCGTGGCGAAGAAGAGGGAGGGGGCAGAACGAATCCTGGTATTTTGGCTGATACTTTTGAAGCTTTAATCGGGGCCCTATATCTTGACGACGGACTGGAGACAGCCGCCGATTTTATCTCCAAAAATCTTTTTCCCCAACTTAAGGAAATTATCAGCAGCGAATCAATCCGTGATTATAAAAGTCTACTTCAAGAAAAGGTCCAAAGGCAAAAAAAAGTGGCGCCGCTATATCGAGTCTTGCAAACCGAAGGTCCGGCTCATAAAAGAATTTTTTCTATTGGCGTTTACATCGACAACCAACAATACGGGCAGGGGACCGGCCACTCAAAACAGAAGGCCGAGCAGGAAGCGGCGAAGATGGCTCTTGAAAAATTAGAAAAAATCAAGTAA
- the rpsP gene encoding 30S ribosomal protein S16 gives MTAKIRLTRVGTKGKPRWRLVVQQETVKRNGKVIEVLGIYDPQIKPPLIKVNRERIKWWQEHGAQTSLSAKKIIK, from the coding sequence ATGACAGCTAAAATCAGATTAACAAGAGTCGGCACCAAAGGTAAACCACGCTGGCGTTTAGTCGTCCAACAGGAAACCGTCAAAAGAAACGGTAAGGTTATCGAGGTTTTAGGTATCTACGATCCGCAAATTAAACCTCCGCTTATTAAAGTCAATCGGGAAAGAATTAAATGGTGGCAAGAACATGGCGCGCAAACAAGTTTATCGGCTAAAAAAATCATCAAATGA
- a CDS encoding KH domain-containing protein gives MKDFLLYLVKGIVDHPDEVTVTEVSGGENQVNLEIKVFNDDIGKVIGKGGKIIKSLRHLLRIRGIKENKVVNVQLVEE, from the coding sequence ATGAAAGATTTTCTTTTATATTTAGTTAAGGGAATTGTTGATCATCCCGACGAGGTCACGGTAACCGAAGTTTCCGGCGGGGAAAACCAAGTAAATTTAGAAATTAAAGTTTTTAATGATGATATCGGTAAAGTCATCGGCAAGGGCGGAAAAATCATCAAAAGCCTGCGTCATCTTTTAAGAATCAGGGGCATTAAGGAAAATAAAGTCGTCAATGTTCAACTCGTGGAAGAATGA
- the trmD gene encoding tRNA (guanosine(37)-N1)-methyltransferase TrmD produces MKITILTLFPEMFVGPFDHSIIKRALDNKLLEINFVNLRDFGEGPHKTVDDKPYGGGAGMILKVDVIDEALKKVKNRGKIVLLDPRGKVFNQKMAWNFSKLDHLVLICGHYEGVDERVKKIIDETISVGDYVLTGGEIPAMVITDSVCRLLPKVLSKKDATRYESFSRLQTHNPEFILEYPQYTRPPEFKGMKVPPVLLSGDHQKIEVWREKEAYKLTKKRRPDLLKEEVI; encoded by the coding sequence ATGAAAATCACTATTTTAACCCTCTTTCCGGAAATGTTTGTCGGACCTTTTGATCACTCCATTATTAAAAGAGCCTTAGATAATAAACTTTTAGAGATAAACTTTGTTAATCTCCGTGATTTTGGCGAAGGACCACATAAAACCGTTGACGATAAACCCTATGGCGGGGGAGCGGGGATGATTTTAAAAGTTGACGTTATTGATGAAGCTCTTAAAAAGGTCAAGAATCGGGGAAAAATCGTTTTACTTGATCCCAGAGGCAAAGTTTTCAATCAGAAAATGGCTTGGAATTTTTCTAAATTAGATCATTTAGTCTTAATTTGCGGGCATTACGAGGGCGTTGACGAAAGGGTTAAAAAAATTATTGATGAAACTATTTCCGTCGGTGATTACGTTTTAACCGGAGGAGAAATTCCGGCGATGGTCATTACCGACTCTGTTTGTCGTCTCCTCCCGAAAGTCCTTTCTAAAAAAGACGCAACCCGTTACGAATCTTTCTCCCGACTCCAAACTCATAACCCAGAATTTATTTTAGAGTATCCGCAATACACCAGACCGCCGGAATTCAAGGGGATGAAAGTTCCCCCGGTCCTTCTTTCCGGAGATCATCAAAAGATTGAAGTCTGGCGGGAAAAAGAAGCTTATAAACTGACCAAAAAAAGAAGACCCGATCTTCTTAAAGAAGAAGTTATTTAA
- the pilO gene encoding type 4a pilus biogenesis protein PilO, which produces MKTKLLNFFYKYGLFLWPSLVFLVMIVLFVKVDLPKIGEIDVTRRELSGIQERLSRLVTKSSLLANQDNRKLQEDLNKINFVLPDGKDAPSILRIVDFAASSSGVTLQKLDLAPGKIASFSAASGEQDILPVQTAVEGRYDQLETFFEKLFHTGRALGLQKAEMTFTETTGSAKLAIDLVAYFLPFPNQEKMKIDDPLPKRSDKEEQILKIIYERELLPPTQTNFPQGKPDVFK; this is translated from the coding sequence ATGAAAACAAAATTACTTAACTTTTTTTATAAGTATGGTCTTTTTCTCTGGCCTTCCTTGGTTTTTCTGGTGATGATTGTCCTTTTTGTGAAGGTTGATCTTCCCAAAATCGGAGAGATAGACGTTACCAGACGAGAACTTTCCGGTATTCAAGAAAGGCTTAGTCGTTTGGTTACAAAAAGCAGTCTTTTGGCGAATCAGGATAATCGTAAGCTTCAAGAAGATCTTAATAAGATTAATTTCGTTTTGCCTGACGGTAAAGACGCCCCGAGCATTTTACGAATCGTTGATTTTGCCGCTTCTTCCTCGGGCGTGACTTTGCAAAAGCTTGATTTAGCTCCGGGGAAAATCGCTTCTTTTTCCGCCGCTTCGGGAGAGCAGGACATTTTACCCGTGCAAACGGCGGTTGAAGGCCGTTATGATCAGCTCGAGACTTTCTTTGAAAAACTTTTTCATACCGGGAGAGCTTTAGGTTTGCAAAAAGCGGAAATGACCTTTACCGAGACCACCGGATCCGCCAAGCTTGCCATAGATTTGGTGGCTTATTTTCTGCCGTTTCCAAATCAGGAAAAAATGAAGATTGACGATCCCCTGCCAAAGCGAAGCGATAAAGAAGAACAAATTCTAAAAATAATTTACGAAAGAGAACTGTTGCCGCCAACGCAAACTAATTTTCCACAAGGCAAACCCGACGTGTTTAAATAA